One window from the genome of Bacteroidota bacterium encodes:
- a CDS encoding MCE family protein, giving the protein MSDSSNKRAVIVGIFVFFGLGFLIVGILAIGNLHETFKTKINVMVLFDEVSGLQKGNNIWFSGVKIGVVGKVEFFSQKKVLVEMNIDESVTQYIRKDALVKISTDGLIGNKILVIYGGTALLPEIAEGDTLGVEKTFTTEDMINTLQANNTNILEITNDFKSISKKLADGEGTVGKLLNDEDIYLQLDAATIALKSAAGKADQMIGSLSTFTEGLNKKGTLANELTTDTVVFHSLKKSVLQIQQIADTAAVLVADLKATTNNPNTTMGVLLHDEAAGKHLKETLKNLESSSLKLDEDLLAVQHNFLLKGYFKKKEKGKLKSE; this is encoded by the coding sequence ATGAGTGATTCATCCAATAAACGCGCAGTCATTGTCGGCATCTTTGTCTTTTTCGGATTGGGATTTCTCATCGTGGGCATTCTCGCCATCGGCAATCTGCACGAAACTTTCAAAACGAAGATCAACGTAATGGTCCTTTTTGATGAGGTAAGTGGGTTGCAAAAGGGAAATAATATATGGTTTTCCGGTGTAAAGATTGGCGTGGTAGGCAAAGTCGAATTTTTCTCCCAAAAGAAAGTTCTCGTGGAAATGAACATCGACGAAAGTGTGACGCAATATATCCGGAAAGATGCGCTTGTTAAAATCAGCACAGACGGCCTCATTGGAAACAAAATTCTCGTGATTTATGGGGGAACTGCATTGTTGCCTGAGATTGCCGAAGGTGATACGCTGGGCGTCGAAAAGACATTTACCACCGAAGACATGATCAACACTTTGCAGGCCAACAATACAAACATTCTCGAGATCACCAATGATTTCAAAAGCATCAGCAAGAAACTTGCAGATGGCGAAGGAACCGTTGGCAAATTGCTGAATGATGAAGACATCTACCTTCAGCTCGACGCGGCCACCATAGCACTGAAAAGTGCTGCAGGAAAGGCCGATCAAATGATCGGTTCGCTTTCAACCTTCACAGAGGGATTGAACAAAAAGGGAACGCTCGCCAATGAATTGACGACGGATACCGTTGTCTTCCATTCCCTCAAAAAATCGGTCTTGCAAATCCAGCAAATCGCGGATACCGCAGCCGTATTGGTTGCTGATTTGAAAGCAACAACTAACAATCCCAACACGACGATGGGCGTATTGTTGCACGATGAAGCAGCAGGCAAGCATTTGAAGGAAACACTGAAAAATTTGGAGAGCAGTTCGTTGAAATTGGACGAAGACTTGCTTGCCGTGCAGCACAATTTCCTCCTCAAAGGCTACTTCAAAAAGAAAGAAAAAGGCAAGTTGAAATCCGAATGA
- a CDS encoding ATP-binding cassette domain-containing protein encodes METQVALHTIDREVSVIALKDVYKSFGELDVLKGVTLNIYKGENVAVLGKSGSGKSVLIKILVGLLKPDSGEVVVLGQRVDQLKEKDLNALRLRIGFSFQNSALYDSMNIRQNLEFPLIMNKKNLSKKEVAMAVEEVLEAVGLKDKMSQMPADLSGGQRKRIGIARTLILKPEIMLYDEPTAGLDPITCSEINNLINDVQERYNTSSIIITHDLTCAKETGDRVAMLLDGKFSGIGTFEEVFDTQDEQVKSFYNYNFIQ; translated from the coding sequence ATGGAAACCCAAGTCGCTCTTCATACCATCGACCGCGAAGTCTCGGTAATTGCCCTCAAGGATGTGTACAAATCATTCGGAGAATTGGACGTATTAAAAGGCGTTACACTCAATATTTACAAAGGGGAGAATGTCGCAGTCCTCGGAAAATCAGGCTCGGGTAAGTCTGTTTTGATCAAGATTTTGGTAGGCTTGCTGAAGCCCGATAGCGGCGAAGTCGTCGTATTAGGTCAACGGGTGGATCAGCTCAAGGAGAAAGACCTGAATGCTTTGCGGCTGCGAATTGGATTTTCATTTCAAAACAGTGCGCTTTACGACAGCATGAACATCCGGCAAAATCTTGAGTTTCCGTTGATCATGAACAAGAAAAACCTGAGCAAAAAGGAAGTCGCCATGGCAGTGGAAGAGGTGTTGGAGGCGGTGGGCTTGAAGGACAAAATGAGCCAAATGCCTGCCGACCTTTCTGGCGGACAACGGAAAAGAATCGGCATTGCGCGTACCTTGATCCTTAAACCGGAGATCATGCTTTACGATGAACCGACCGCCGGATTGGATCCGATCACCTGCAGTGAAATTAACAACCTCATCAACGACGTGCAGGAACGTTACAATACGAGTTCGATCATTATCACACACGACCTGACCTGTGCCAAAGAAACCGGCGATCGTGTCGCGATGCTTCTCGATGGAAAGTTTTCCGGGATTGGCACATTTGAAGAAGTCTTTGACACACAAGACGAACAGGTCAAAAGTTTTTACAATTACAATTTTATCCAATAA